One segment of Paenibacillus rhizovicinus DNA contains the following:
- a CDS encoding glycosyltransferase yields the protein MSFNADIFFVFFGLLSLYYLIMYLLSFKKFNTPASDHNELGFVLFVPALNEAKVIGDTCAQLNTLHARLHVVVINDGSDDGTGNVVRGYEGDRIHLFERKAPEARQGKGMALNMAYAWAQTQFKTWFPDLRDDQIIVGVTDADVFLHQNVITEVASTFQSASDVGAVQVPVSIKGANENLWLLMQDIEFQAFFLFIQKARNWISSVAMGGNGQFTRYSAMKTLGNRPWTRALTEDIDLGLALTGQGHRICFTGKTPVVQHGLTSFYRLLKQRSRWVQGHYQVWKRLGSLWRSESRLITKVDSTLYLMMIVIPLVLAANYALGIASMFGWVRVDSDLMFWLHGFGSWVPSTVQMVLGFSIQLIFLPSYTRVTNIKIPWYVAPGLMATFSIYTAAIWILASVIAFYRMATGKWGWIKTEREAISTSKVSI from the coding sequence TTGTCTTTTAACGCGGATATTTTCTTTGTTTTCTTCGGCTTGCTGTCTTTGTACTATTTGATCATGTATTTACTATCGTTCAAAAAGTTCAACACGCCGGCATCCGATCATAACGAGCTTGGATTTGTATTATTCGTACCGGCTCTGAACGAGGCCAAAGTCATTGGCGATACATGCGCGCAGTTGAACACGCTTCATGCGCGTTTGCATGTCGTGGTAATAAACGACGGTTCCGACGATGGTACCGGCAATGTGGTGCGGGGCTACGAAGGGGATCGTATTCACCTGTTCGAACGCAAGGCGCCAGAAGCCCGGCAAGGGAAAGGCATGGCCCTTAATATGGCCTACGCATGGGCGCAAACGCAATTCAAAACGTGGTTCCCGGATTTGCGCGACGATCAGATTATCGTCGGCGTAACGGATGCGGATGTCTTCTTGCATCAGAACGTCATCACCGAGGTTGCTTCGACCTTTCAATCGGCGTCTGACGTTGGAGCCGTGCAAGTTCCGGTATCGATTAAAGGCGCGAACGAAAATCTGTGGCTGCTCATGCAAGATATCGAATTCCAGGCCTTCTTCCTCTTTATTCAAAAAGCGCGCAATTGGATTTCTTCGGTCGCAATGGGAGGTAATGGGCAGTTCACCCGCTATAGCGCGATGAAAACTTTAGGTAACCGGCCGTGGACGCGTGCCTTGACCGAGGATATCGACTTGGGCTTGGCATTGACGGGCCAAGGCCATCGCATCTGCTTTACGGGCAAGACGCCTGTGGTCCAACATGGCTTAACCAGCTTCTATCGCCTATTGAAGCAGCGTTCGCGTTGGGTCCAAGGCCACTATCAAGTATGGAAACGGCTAGGATCGTTGTGGCGCAGCGAAAGCCGATTGATTACCAAAGTGGATTCCACGCTTTACTTGATGATGATCGTCATTCCTTTGGTACTTGCCGCGAACTATGCATTAGGCATTGCTTCCATGTTCGGTTGGGTCCGCGTCGACAGCGACTTGATGTTCTGGCTTCATGGCTTCGGCAGTTGGGTTCCGTCAACCGTTCAGATGGTTCTGGGATTCTCGATTCAACTCATCTTCTTACCGTCCTATACCCGGGTCACCAATATCAAGATTCCATGGTATGTTGCGCCTGGATTAATGGCTACCTTCTCCATTTACACGGCGGCCATATGGATTCTAGCGTCAGTTATCGCTTTCTACCGAATGGCAACGGGCAAATGGGGCTGGATCAAAACAGAGCGCGAGGCGATTTCGACAAGCAAGGTCTCCATATAG
- a CDS encoding Gfo/Idh/MocA family protein: MAVKFSIIGGAGFRAQYYLRIAQALPERFQVSGMIVRDATKGRDMETQWGVATYRSLEQLLAKEKPDFVVVSVSWSECAEYLIRLAELGIPALSETPPAPDLRGLELLYEKLTLNHAKVQVAEQYPFYPHQEARLALIRSGRLGRITETTVSISHLYHAVSLMRKMLGVTFEEVNIRAMRFESQWVNGPTRSGPPTTDNRIPMQRDLAWLDFGDRLGIYDFTQNQHRSWVRSNHLSVRGERGEIFDNRILIQQEDCTPLQLELKRLNRGELENAEGYYLKGIICGERWVYENPFAPARLYDDEIAIATCLQRMADYTFGGPSFYSLEEASQDHYLGMMIEKAIETGETITAGRRIWGMG; the protein is encoded by the coding sequence ATGGCGGTGAAGTTCAGCATTATCGGCGGAGCGGGCTTTCGGGCCCAATATTATTTGCGAATCGCCCAAGCATTGCCGGAACGGTTTCAAGTCAGCGGCATGATTGTAAGAGACGCGACTAAAGGAAGGGATATGGAAACGCAGTGGGGCGTTGCCACCTACCGGAGCCTTGAACAGCTGCTGGCCAAGGAAAAGCCGGATTTTGTCGTCGTTTCCGTAAGCTGGTCCGAATGCGCTGAATATTTGATCCGCTTGGCGGAGCTGGGGATTCCGGCGTTGTCCGAAACGCCGCCCGCGCCCGACCTGCGGGGGCTTGAGCTTCTATATGAGAAACTGACTCTGAATCATGCCAAGGTTCAAGTAGCGGAACAATACCCGTTCTATCCGCATCAGGAAGCACGACTGGCCCTCATTCGCTCGGGAAGATTGGGGAGAATCACGGAGACGACCGTCTCGATCTCGCATCTGTATCATGCCGTTAGCTTGATGAGAAAGATGCTGGGCGTTACCTTCGAAGAGGTCAACATACGGGCGATGCGGTTCGAGTCTCAATGGGTGAACGGTCCTACGCGCAGCGGTCCTCCGACGACGGATAACCGGATCCCGATGCAAAGAGATTTGGCTTGGCTGGATTTCGGCGATCGTCTGGGCATTTACGATTTCACCCAGAATCAGCACCGTTCGTGGGTCCGTTCGAATCACTTGTCCGTAAGAGGGGAGCGTGGAGAAATCTTCGATAATCGCATTCTGATTCAGCAGGAGGATTGCACGCCGCTGCAGTTGGAGCTGAAGCGCCTTAATCGAGGAGAGTTGGAAAATGCGGAGGGCTATTATCTGAAGGGCATTATTTGCGGGGAACGATGGGTCTATGAGAATCCGTTTGCTCCTGCCAGACTTTACGATGATGAAATCGCCATAGCGACTTGCTTGCAGAGAATGGCCGACTATACGTTTGGCGGTCCTAGCTTTTATAGTTTGGAAGAGGCTTCGCAGGATCATTACTTGGGTATGATGATCGAGAAAGCGATTGAAACGGGCGAAACGATCACGGCCGGGCGTCGGATTTGGGGGATGGGCTGA
- a CDS encoding TetR/AcrR family transcriptional regulator gives MELRNRILAAAEQVILVNGLSKTTTKEIARIAGCSEGSLYNHFQSKEDLFMQVMKGHLHGFLEVLFKLNGHRGTRTVRENLAEVARGALDYFLLSILITASMFTEPGFLARHREGFQERNEGPHRANEIVTAYVRAEQKLGRVNARVNPRSVADLLLGGCFQHAFHLQFLGKEEPEEARVQFVEQLLMTLMIGLDA, from the coding sequence ATGGAGCTCCGCAACAGAATTCTGGCAGCGGCCGAGCAAGTCATTCTAGTTAACGGTTTGTCCAAAACGACCACGAAAGAAATTGCCCGGATCGCCGGTTGTTCCGAAGGCTCGTTGTATAACCATTTTCAAAGCAAAGAAGATCTCTTCATGCAAGTGATGAAAGGGCATTTGCATGGTTTTCTTGAGGTGCTGTTCAAGTTGAACGGGCATCGTGGCACACGTACCGTGAGAGAAAATCTTGCGGAAGTGGCGCGCGGAGCGTTGGATTATTTTCTGCTGTCCATATTAATCACGGCATCCATGTTCACCGAACCCGGATTTCTGGCCCGCCATCGGGAAGGGTTTCAGGAGCGCAACGAGGGGCCGCACCGCGCGAACGAAATCGTAACGGCTTACGTTCGCGCCGAACAGAAGCTTGGAAGGGTGAATGCCCGCGTGAATCCCCGCAGCGTTGCGGATTTGCTGCTTGGCGGATGTTTTCAGCATGCGTTTCACTTGCAATTCCTGGGGAAAGAGGAGCCGGAAGAGGCTCGTGTTCAGTTCGTGGAGCAGCTCTTGATGACGCTTATGATAGGACTGGATGCTTGA
- a CDS encoding DUF6220 domain-containing protein, whose protein sequence is MANQKNLQASPSEMQSSANAGKALSILMWTARIFAMTILAQVFIAGLAMFVDSADWVAHTNFARVFIVFPVLIILLSFMARLPVSYRLKGIQLLVMVILMFVTADLSSQIGFLSALHPVIAIGMFWSAMTLARQSAMNRKAGETR, encoded by the coding sequence ATGGCGAATCAAAAGAATCTGCAAGCAAGTCCATCCGAAATGCAAAGTTCCGCCAACGCAGGCAAAGCACTGTCGATTCTGATGTGGACGGCACGGATTTTCGCGATGACCATCCTGGCGCAAGTATTTATTGCCGGGCTTGCGATGTTCGTGGATTCGGCAGACTGGGTTGCACATACGAACTTTGCCCGCGTATTTATCGTTTTTCCAGTCCTCATTATTCTGCTATCGTTCATGGCGCGTCTTCCGGTCTCGTATCGGTTGAAGGGGATTCAACTGTTGGTTATGGTGATATTGATGTTTGTCACCGCGGATCTGTCGTCGCAGATCGGGTTCCTGTCCGCGCTTCATCCGGTGATCGCGATCGGGATGTTTTGGAGCGCGATGACGCTAGCCAGGCAGTCTGCAATGAACCGCAAGGCAGGTGAAACCAGATGA
- a CDS encoding NAD(P)-dependent oxidoreductase, translated as MNIVIFGANGPTGRLLTEQALAEGHSVTAVTRHPDRFLLQHAQLRVMRGDVFNLSEVESAVAGQDAVLSTLGVPFSKQPIHVYSQGIGHILQAMNRSGVRRLVCVSSSATEPHADPQGGFFFEKIVQPLIVNTIGKNLYADMRRMEKTVRDSEMDWTIVRPSGLFETESVTPYELAENHIKGRFTSRADLANCMLRQLSSDRYVQKIAAVATVAVQPSMLKLIMREAFQSKHK; from the coding sequence ATGAACATCGTGATTTTCGGCGCCAATGGACCAACGGGAAGGTTGTTGACGGAGCAAGCGCTGGCGGAAGGACATTCGGTGACCGCAGTCACCCGCCATCCGGATCGATTCCTGCTGCAGCACGCGCAGCTGCGGGTCATGCGTGGAGACGTGTTCAATCTGTCTGAGGTAGAAAGCGCGGTAGCCGGACAAGATGCCGTACTTTCGACACTCGGCGTTCCATTCAGCAAGCAGCCCATTCATGTCTATTCGCAGGGGATCGGTCATATCCTTCAGGCGATGAACCGGTCCGGTGTTCGCCGTCTCGTATGCGTAAGTTCCAGCGCGACGGAGCCGCATGCCGACCCTCAGGGAGGTTTCTTCTTCGAGAAGATCGTGCAGCCGCTCATCGTCAATACCATAGGCAAGAACTTGTATGCGGATATGAGGCGGATGGAGAAGACGGTGAGGGACAGCGAGATGGATTGGACGATTGTCCGCCCATCCGGTCTCTTTGAAACAGAGAGCGTAACCCCCTATGAACTAGCCGAAAATCACATTAAAGGCAGGTTCACTTCCAGGGCGGATTTGGCGAATTGCATGCTCCGGCAGCTATCAAGCGATCGCTATGTGCAGAAGATAGCTGCGGTGGCAACGGTTGCCGTGCAGCCGAGCATGCTCAAGCTGATTATGAGGGAAGCGTTCCAGAGCAAGCATAAGTAG
- a CDS encoding Ig-like domain-containing protein, which yields MKRTRLLVMLTIAMACMISFSVLPVKANTTAQGITLPALQQASAGARHILAVGEDGSLWAWGDNSEGELGDGTFRSSGIPVRVGSDKDWASTAAGDRFSIAVKRDGSLWMWGTNRNREAITKQKTPLRFGNGNDWFKVTAGDAGAAALTKHGYLLLFGVNLQTGTIYVGSELNGDRDWADVSIGAECLLALKQNGTLWAQGVCTPTGSKGIPLTQVGDSTDWAAIGAGSFGVALNHDGQAFDLKSGSSPNSIKLVNVKAAFAKAVRVSSGFVPVLVSEDGSLWKWDTVFDKYDRIPSDTPMKEAAIGNGFGVAIARDGTTWTWGQNEWGQLGDGESDSAYVPVAAGTTVKAISKSDSYNFILHQDGTLWHQDGIDHTMLKQISTDTDWVSISTGRSEVYALKPDGSLWVYQTGSYFNSARLSGVSDNIMQPLLKGRYWTDIQVSEQGYAVALNKDGSLWVWGTDAWGKIMPSDFEHLTEPHPLSPAKDWQSFSINGSHLLAIKKDGTLWGMGDNRQGQLGLPSYNANTDKMMKVGSDRDWAQVRTGASGSIALRKDGSLWQWGKGWWSQTEMTGIVQVGSDKDWSRIWSSTDTAFVLKKNGSLWSWGRNDYGQVGSGSAGTIMEPSSVADKGPWTEVIPGTYYTVGTKKDGSVWIWGDDKESVFGYMNSTSELKMSKVSAIGAIRVPDPTWKAAFMPFRLNEKEGKVQTSPSIFVSIYKNGKLIASGQSNSAGIFRFAFPHLADGKYSAQVRDAGGNLLASASYIYGDVNPPASPKPSTPAAKATVVQGNAEPYSRVTLMYANTSYSAKTDGKGSFKIIVPPLAAGSKLTIWATDAAGNQGVSVTVAISK from the coding sequence ATGAAACGAACAAGATTGCTCGTCATGTTAACGATTGCTATGGCATGCATGATTTCCTTTTCCGTATTACCGGTTAAAGCCAATACGACCGCCCAAGGAATCACTTTGCCCGCATTACAGCAAGCATCCGCAGGTGCCCGTCACATTCTGGCCGTTGGCGAGGACGGATCATTATGGGCCTGGGGAGACAATAGCGAAGGCGAGCTCGGCGACGGAACCTTCCGATCGAGCGGCATACCCGTTCGGGTTGGAAGCGATAAGGATTGGGCATCGACCGCAGCGGGAGACCGTTTCTCCATCGCGGTGAAACGTGACGGAAGCTTATGGATGTGGGGAACGAACCGGAATCGGGAAGCGATTACCAAACAAAAGACTCCGCTCCGTTTCGGGAACGGAAACGATTGGTTTAAAGTCACCGCGGGCGACGCTGGAGCAGCGGCCTTAACTAAGCATGGGTATCTCTTGCTGTTCGGAGTAAACCTACAGACAGGCACCATCTACGTCGGCTCGGAACTAAACGGGGATCGGGACTGGGCAGACGTTTCTATAGGAGCCGAATGTTTGTTGGCACTAAAACAGAACGGAACGTTATGGGCGCAAGGCGTATGCACGCCGACGGGGAGTAAGGGAATTCCGCTTACACAAGTCGGCGATTCGACCGATTGGGCGGCGATTGGAGCGGGCTCGTTCGGGGTTGCCCTTAATCACGACGGTCAAGCGTTTGACCTGAAGTCAGGTTCGAGTCCCAATTCGATCAAGCTCGTGAACGTCAAAGCGGCATTTGCCAAGGCCGTTCGAGTTTCGAGCGGCTTCGTTCCGGTGTTGGTCTCCGAGGACGGGAGCCTATGGAAATGGGACACGGTATTCGATAAATATGACAGGATTCCGTCGGATACGCCCATGAAAGAAGCGGCTATCGGCAACGGGTTTGGAGTCGCGATCGCCCGTGACGGCACCACTTGGACGTGGGGACAGAACGAATGGGGGCAGCTCGGCGACGGCGAGTCGGACAGCGCGTACGTTCCGGTTGCCGCAGGGACAACCGTTAAAGCGATATCGAAGTCGGACTCCTACAATTTCATTCTTCACCAAGACGGAACGCTTTGGCATCAAGACGGTATTGATCATACCATGCTGAAACAAATCAGTACCGATACGGACTGGGTATCGATCTCAACCGGCCGCTCGGAAGTGTATGCATTGAAGCCGGATGGAAGTTTGTGGGTGTACCAAACGGGAAGTTATTTCAACTCGGCTCGGTTATCCGGTGTGAGCGATAATATTATGCAGCCGCTGCTCAAGGGGCGCTACTGGACAGACATCCAAGTTTCCGAGCAGGGCTACGCAGTCGCGTTGAACAAAGATGGATCGCTGTGGGTGTGGGGAACCGACGCTTGGGGTAAGATCATGCCGAGCGATTTCGAGCATCTGACCGAACCTCATCCACTCAGTCCAGCTAAGGATTGGCAATCATTCAGCATCAATGGAAGCCATCTGCTCGCGATCAAAAAAGACGGTACTTTATGGGGGATGGGAGATAATCGACAGGGTCAGTTGGGTCTCCCGAGTTACAATGCGAATACCGACAAGATGATGAAAGTTGGTAGCGATCGAGACTGGGCACAAGTGCGAACGGGAGCATCCGGAAGCATCGCCCTTCGCAAAGACGGTTCGCTTTGGCAATGGGGGAAAGGCTGGTGGTCTCAGACCGAAATGACCGGCATCGTCCAAGTCGGATCGGATAAAGATTGGAGCCGGATTTGGTCTTCGACCGATACCGCATTCGTCTTGAAGAAAAATGGCAGCTTATGGTCATGGGGAAGGAACGACTACGGCCAAGTAGGAAGCGGATCTGCGGGAACAATCATGGAGCCTTCGAGCGTTGCGGACAAAGGCCCGTGGACGGAAGTCATTCCGGGCACCTATTACACCGTTGGAACGAAAAAAGACGGTTCTGTATGGATCTGGGGCGATGACAAGGAATCCGTCTTTGGATACATGAACTCCACATCGGAGCTGAAGATGTCCAAGGTCTCTGCGATCGGGGCTATCCGAGTCCCGGATCCGACCTGGAAAGCCGCTTTCATGCCGTTTCGCTTAAACGAGAAGGAAGGCAAAGTTCAAACCTCTCCATCGATTTTCGTTTCGATTTATAAAAACGGCAAGCTCATCGCAAGCGGCCAAAGCAATAGCGCGGGAATTTTCCGTTTCGCGTTTCCTCACCTAGCAGACGGCAAGTATTCGGCACAAGTGAGGGATGCCGGCGGAAATCTATTGGCTTCGGCCTCTTACATTTACGGAGATGTCAATCCTCCTGCTAGTCCGAAACCTTCGACGCCAGCTGCAAAAGCGACGGTTGTCCAAGGCAATGCAGAGCCGTATAGCCGGGTCACGTTAATGTATGCTAACACGAGTTATTCGGCCAAGACGGACGGAAAAGGAAGCTTTAAGATAATCGTTCCGCCCCTGGCCGCAGGCAGCAAGCTGACGATCTGGGCGACGGACGCCGCCGGCAATCAAGGCGTGTCAGTAACCGTTGCTATAAGTAAATGA
- a CDS encoding S-layer homology domain-containing protein, with product MGTANLVATTPIKTNADFGSEPSVPSGMKVSCMADPGNVIAATSCPVMKWGDLTYWAFSYTDNSLALGIVAFDSSGAIVKQWEKSGARYVYNITVDSSLQTVTFWGQNDRSVTMSWADLENANAYASIVIPAFSIGSHPITAQYSGDFNHISSISASSALTVLNTLTGIGFNQPISVQAGKSVSSVVYAAYADLTTPTLTSGVTYSSGDPTIATVDPTTGMITGIAAGESTVISAAYQGFTAQANVTVTAAPIESITVSSSSGTMYIGASLQFSATVAPDLATDKTFSWSVVPGTGAATINAAGRLVATKAGTITVQATAHDGSGVIGSKVITIHTRSLPAVTTPVIDLNGLTLDPNTIDTTKPSVTLEVTPKDGAAFISIPASILTSFESKNAAFVIELKTSYGSYQVPVNLTSLIPGLKDLLAKNNVTNDDISFKITLTDKSGDKDIQAALTNGLPNGQAIGAIVDFHMDIINTKTGQAIGTADKFSQALTRVIPMSKSVTSMPVQWGAFRYNAATEKLEFVAAEKKQIDGVWVVIMSSYSNSVYVVARNTVSFADVQQHWSKSDVELAAAKGLVEGVGDGKYDPNKAVTRAEFTAMLVRALGRGTSDTGMAPYDDVESGTWYSGEVATAKELGLLAFVKGNRFSPNQPLTREEMASMLAAVARLEQLTISSEPVSLDGFKDIGNADADYLEDVRLMVKLHIMTGTGATTFDPKGKTTRAQAATVFIRALQALGMIDS from the coding sequence TTGGGGACAGCGAACCTTGTCGCTACAACTCCTATCAAGACTAATGCTGATTTCGGAAGCGAACCGTCTGTTCCATCTGGAATGAAAGTAAGTTGTATGGCGGATCCTGGGAATGTAATTGCGGCCACCTCCTGTCCGGTGATGAAATGGGGAGACCTTACCTACTGGGCCTTTTCATATACGGATAATAGTTTGGCATTGGGTATCGTTGCTTTCGATTCTTCAGGAGCGATCGTGAAGCAATGGGAGAAGAGCGGAGCACGATATGTGTATAACATTACGGTGGACTCTTCATTACAAACGGTCACCTTTTGGGGACAAAACGATAGAAGCGTAACAATGTCCTGGGCAGACTTGGAAAATGCAAACGCCTATGCCAGTATTGTCATTCCCGCCTTCTCCATCGGATCTCATCCCATCACTGCACAATATTCGGGTGACTTTAATCATATATCAAGCATCTCTGCCAGTTCTGCCCTAACCGTATTAAACACGCTGACAGGTATAGGCTTCAATCAGCCAATCAGCGTACAAGCAGGAAAGTCAGTGAGCTCGGTTGTGTATGCAGCCTACGCAGACCTTACCACTCCAACGTTGACCAGCGGGGTAACATATTCCTCCGGGGATCCGACTATTGCTACGGTTGATCCAACGACTGGTATGATCACGGGTATTGCTGCAGGTGAAAGTACAGTCATTTCAGCTGCATACCAAGGCTTTACGGCCCAGGCTAACGTTACGGTTACCGCTGCACCAATTGAATCTATCACTGTTTCTAGTTCTAGTGGAACCATGTACATCGGAGCCTCGCTTCAATTCAGTGCAACTGTAGCTCCTGACCTTGCAACCGATAAAACCTTTAGCTGGTCGGTAGTTCCGGGTACAGGGGCAGCAACGATCAATGCAGCCGGTCGGCTCGTGGCAACTAAAGCGGGTACGATTACCGTTCAGGCAACTGCTCATGATGGATCCGGTGTTATAGGATCGAAAGTCATTACGATTCATACCCGTTCATTGCCTGCCGTTACAACGCCGGTCATTGACCTGAACGGTTTAACGCTTGACCCGAATACGATCGACACGACGAAGCCGTCCGTCACGCTTGAAGTGACGCCAAAGGACGGTGCAGCCTTTATCAGCATACCGGCAAGCATTTTAACGAGCTTCGAGAGTAAGAACGCTGCCTTCGTCATCGAGCTGAAGACCTCTTACGGCAGCTATCAAGTGCCGGTCAATCTGACGTCGCTCATTCCGGGACTGAAGGACTTGCTAGCTAAGAATAACGTGACTAACGATGACATTAGTTTTAAAATCACGCTAACCGACAAGTCCGGCGATAAGGACATCCAAGCGGCTTTAACAAACGGCTTGCCGAATGGCCAAGCGATAGGTGCGATTGTAGATTTTCACATGGATATCATCAATACCAAGACGGGACAAGCGATCGGAACGGCAGATAAGTTCAGCCAGGCGCTTACAAGAGTGATTCCGATGAGCAAGAGCGTGACCAGCATGCCTGTGCAATGGGGTGCATTCCGCTATAACGCAGCGACAGAGAAATTGGAGTTTGTAGCCGCTGAGAAGAAACAGATTGACGGCGTATGGGTTGTGATCATGAGTTCCTATTCAAACAGTGTCTACGTTGTAGCACGCAATACGGTAAGCTTTGCCGATGTACAGCAGCATTGGAGCAAATCTGATGTCGAACTTGCTGCCGCGAAGGGGCTAGTCGAAGGTGTAGGCGACGGAAAGTATGATCCCAACAAAGCGGTAACCAGAGCAGAATTTACCGCTATGTTAGTCCGGGCGCTTGGACGCGGCACATCCGATACTGGTATGGCGCCCTATGACGATGTCGAATCCGGTACGTGGTATTCCGGCGAGGTAGCCACGGCGAAGGAGCTTGGACTGCTCGCCTTTGTGAAGGGAAACCGCTTCAGCCCTAATCAGCCGCTTACGCGCGAGGAAATGGCAAGTATGTTGGCGGCGGTGGCGAGACTTGAACAGCTGACGATATCCAGTGAGCCAGTGAGCCTTGATGGCTTCAAGGATATCGGAAACGCGGATGCAGATTACCTTGAGGACGTTCGCCTAATGGTTAAGCTTCATATCATGACAGGCACGGGAGCAACTACGTTTGATCCGAAGGGGAAGACGACACGCGCGCAAGCAGCGACAGTGTTCATCAGGGCGCTGCAAGCGCTTGGCATGATAGACTCCTAA
- a CDS encoding aldo/keto reductase — MKDLQKSVLGRTGLEVSRLGFGAMEIRGPRIWGGRPVTDGEAERILNAVLDAGINFIDTAYDYGLSEAYIGQFISHRRSEYILATKCGCTVVNAGDHDETPHVWTRDNLLHNIDESLRRMKTDYVDLLQLHNPSLDQTEEGNLVEVLQEIQATGKARWIGISSTLPHLTSYIESGMFDSFQIPYSALERGHETLIAKAAEAGAGTIIRGGVGRGEPGFGLGNQERWDVWEKAQLDELVDEGESRTGFLLRFTLSHPGMTTTIVGTKNPEHLAENIRIAQKGPLSASVYEEAKKRLQEQGQGPIA, encoded by the coding sequence ATGAAGGATCTGCAAAAATCGGTTTTAGGTCGGACAGGACTTGAAGTGAGCCGTCTAGGTTTCGGTGCCATGGAAATTCGCGGACCACGTATTTGGGGCGGACGACCGGTAACCGATGGCGAGGCGGAACGGATTTTGAACGCAGTGCTGGATGCCGGGATCAATTTTATCGATACGGCGTACGATTACGGGTTAAGCGAAGCCTATATCGGCCAATTCATCAGTCACAGACGCAGCGAATATATCTTGGCCACCAAATGCGGCTGTACAGTCGTAAATGCAGGGGATCATGACGAGACGCCGCATGTGTGGACAAGGGATAATCTGCTGCACAATATCGATGAAAGCTTAAGAAGAATGAAGACGGACTATGTCGACCTGCTTCAACTGCACAATCCTTCGCTGGATCAGACGGAAGAGGGCAACCTGGTCGAAGTGCTCCAAGAAATTCAGGCCACGGGCAAAGCCCGGTGGATCGGCATATCCTCTACGCTTCCGCATCTTACATCCTACATTGAATCGGGCATGTTTGATTCGTTTCAAATTCCATATTCCGCACTCGAACGGGGTCATGAAACCTTGATTGCGAAGGCTGCGGAAGCCGGGGCGGGAACGATAATTAGAGGCGGCGTCGGTCGCGGCGAGCCTGGTTTCGGACTCGGCAATCAAGAGCGCTGGGATGTGTGGGAGAAGGCACAGCTGGATGAGCTGGTTGACGAAGGCGAAAGCCGGACAGGCTTCCTATTACGTTTTACATTAAGTCATCCAGGCATGACTACTACAATCGTGGGGACGAAGAACCCGGAACATTTGGCGGAAAATATCCGCATTGCCCAAAAGGGACCGCTGTCCGCCAGCGTGTACGAAGAAGCGAAAAAGCGCCTTCAGGAACAGGGACAAGGACCGATCGCTTAA
- a CDS encoding ABC transporter ATP-binding protein has product MNRWFFWMLLVGLPFCFVIPKLMNKPTKAASDLYKTQESFSDLVFDRLHFHQILRAFRLFAWERKRLAAMTDEVAPMGLRAQFLRGLQAKSVAITLLILNVVIVAVGACLTKYDLLIVGVLASFQSFYLRISSYASSLTRYFPQFVQADLSWGRLRRVILDQEGNPEETELSEIRRTTLPVSSASSSCGMSPSAIRMRLIPFAI; this is encoded by the coding sequence ATGAACAGATGGTTCTTCTGGATGCTGCTCGTCGGCCTGCCGTTCTGTTTCGTCATTCCAAAGCTGATGAATAAGCCGACGAAAGCCGCTTCAGACCTGTATAAAACGCAGGAAAGCTTCAGTGATCTCGTGTTTGACCGGCTCCATTTTCACCAAATACTTCGTGCCTTCAGGCTGTTCGCATGGGAACGCAAACGCTTGGCCGCTATGACCGACGAGGTTGCTCCGATGGGGCTGCGCGCTCAGTTCTTGCGGGGATTGCAGGCGAAGTCGGTCGCGATCACCCTGCTTATCCTGAATGTCGTCATCGTCGCCGTCGGCGCCTGCTTAACGAAATACGATCTGCTCATCGTGGGCGTACTCGCTTCGTTCCAAAGCTTCTATCTGCGTATCAGCAGCTACGCTTCTTCGCTGACCCGATACTTCCCGCAGTTCGTACAGGCTGATCTTAGCTGGGGAAGACTTCGCCGGGTGATCTTGGACCAGGAAGGAAATCCGGAGGAAACCGAGTTGTCGGAGATCCGCCGTACTACGCTTCCGGTTTCAAGCGCGAGCTCGAGCTGTGGAATGTCTCCTTCGGCTATTCGGATGCGGCTCATTCCATTCGCGATATGA